The proteins below are encoded in one region of Corynebacterium sphenisci DSM 44792:
- a CDS encoding cytochrome ubiquinol oxidase subunit I, with the protein MDIVDISRWQFGITTVYHFIFVPLTIGLAPMVALMQTIWAVTRDERWDRLARFFGTILLVNFAMGVATGIVQEFQFGMNWSEYSRMVGDVFGGPLALEGLVAFFMESVFLGLWIFGRGRIPVWAHTAAIWLVAIGVNVSAYFIIVANSFMQHPVGAVYNPDTGRAELVDIVALLTNPTALAAFPHAVAGSFLTAGTFVLGIAGWWMMRDRDRAERHRPALTMGLWTTVVSSVAVFLTGDIQAKLMFVQQPMKMASAESLCRTETDPWFSVLTIGTHNNCDSVRHLIELPWVLPFLAEGRFSGVTLQGVQDLQAQAVARFGPGNYTPNLFVTYWSFRAMIGLMAGSLALAAISWWLTRGGRLPAGRAGRLLSLASLAALPFPFLANSAGWIFTEMGRQPWVVHPNPESAGDPRTELIRMTVDMGVTDHAPLNVIISLVGFTLVYAALAVVWFRLLRRVVRAGLPEGPAGAPPAAGGDGPDPGEGADPQAPRPVRFTAAGGPAGKES; encoded by the coding sequence GTGGACATCGTCGACATCTCGCGGTGGCAATTCGGCATCACCACCGTCTACCACTTCATCTTCGTGCCGCTGACCATCGGACTCGCCCCGATGGTCGCGCTCATGCAGACCATCTGGGCGGTGACCCGCGATGAGCGCTGGGATCGGCTCGCCCGCTTCTTCGGCACCATCCTGCTGGTCAACTTCGCGATGGGCGTGGCCACCGGCATCGTCCAGGAGTTCCAGTTCGGCATGAACTGGTCGGAGTACTCCCGGATGGTCGGCGACGTCTTCGGCGGCCCGCTGGCCCTGGAGGGCCTGGTCGCCTTCTTCATGGAGTCGGTGTTCCTCGGCCTGTGGATCTTCGGCCGCGGCCGGATCCCGGTGTGGGCGCACACCGCGGCGATCTGGCTGGTGGCCATCGGGGTGAACGTCTCCGCCTACTTCATCATCGTCGCCAACTCCTTCATGCAGCACCCGGTGGGCGCGGTGTACAACCCGGACACCGGCCGGGCGGAGCTGGTGGACATCGTGGCGCTGCTCACCAACCCCACCGCCCTGGCCGCCTTCCCGCATGCGGTGGCCGGCTCCTTCCTCACCGCCGGCACCTTCGTGCTCGGCATCGCCGGCTGGTGGATGATGCGCGACCGGGACCGCGCCGAACGGCACCGCCCGGCGCTCACCATGGGCCTGTGGACCACCGTGGTGTCCTCCGTGGCGGTGTTCCTCACCGGCGACATCCAGGCGAAGCTGATGTTCGTGCAGCAGCCGATGAAGATGGCCTCCGCGGAATCGCTGTGCCGCACCGAGACCGACCCGTGGTTCTCGGTGCTCACCATCGGCACCCACAACAACTGCGACTCGGTGCGCCACCTCATCGAGCTGCCCTGGGTGCTGCCCTTCCTCGCCGAGGGCCGCTTCTCCGGGGTGACCCTGCAGGGGGTGCAGGATCTGCAGGCCCAGGCGGTGGCCAGGTTCGGCCCCGGCAACTACACCCCGAACCTCTTCGTCACCTACTGGTCCTTCCGCGCCATGATCGGGCTGATGGCCGGCTCCCTGGCGCTGGCCGCGATCTCCTGGTGGCTCACCCGCGGCGGCCGGCTGCCCGCCGGCCGGGCCGGGCGGCTGCTCTCCCTGGCCTCCCTGGCGGCGCTGCCCTTCCCCTTCCTCGCCAACTCGGCGGGCTGGATCTTCACCGAGATGGGCCGCCAGCCCTGGGTGGTGCACCCCAACCCGGAATCCGCCGGGGATCCGCGCACCGAGCTCATCCGGATGACCGTGGACATGGGGGTCACCGACCACGCCCCGCTCAACGTGATCATCTCCCTGGTCGGGTTCACCCTGGTCTACGCCGCCCTGGCGGTGGTGTGGTTCCGGCTGCTGCGCCGGGTGGTGCGCGCCGGGCTGCCGGAGGGCCCCGCCGGAGCGCCGCCGGCGGCCGGCGGCGACGGGCCCGACCCCGGCGAGGGGGCGGATCCGCAGGCGCCCCGACCCGTCCGTTTCACCGCCGCGGGCGGCCCCGCGGGCAAGGAGTCCTGA
- the cydB gene encoding cytochrome d ubiquinol oxidase subunit II, whose protein sequence is MSGIDLPLLWFIIIAFLFAGYFLLEGFDFGVGILLPVLGRDEARRAALLRTIGPVWDGNEVWLITAGGALFAAFPEWYASMFSGFYLPLFLILLALIVRIVGLEWRAKVDGDRWRAWCDAGIIIGSWAPPVLWGVAVANLVAGVPADAHLVYPLLRPVGLLGGAGLTAVFVLHGLTFLRLKTAGALRAEAGRLLAPVAAAAILLGGAFALVVQLGHGKDWTWAAAGVAAAGLLAGAAAAARGRDGIAFTATAAAVIAVTVLAFGAMFPLVWPGLDVHAAASSAYTLKVMTWAAAVMTPLVMIYQGWTYWVFRRRITAERVG, encoded by the coding sequence ATGTCCGGCATCGATCTGCCCCTGCTCTGGTTCATCATCATCGCCTTCCTCTTCGCCGGGTACTTCCTGCTGGAGGGCTTCGATTTCGGCGTCGGCATCCTGCTGCCGGTGCTCGGCCGGGACGAGGCCCGGCGGGCGGCGCTGCTGCGCACCATCGGCCCGGTGTGGGACGGCAACGAGGTGTGGCTGATCACCGCCGGCGGGGCGCTGTTCGCCGCCTTCCCGGAGTGGTACGCCTCCATGTTCAGCGGGTTCTACCTGCCCCTGTTCCTCATCCTGCTGGCGCTCATCGTGCGCATCGTGGGCCTGGAGTGGCGGGCCAAGGTCGACGGGGATCGCTGGCGGGCCTGGTGCGACGCCGGGATCATCATCGGCTCCTGGGCCCCGCCGGTGCTGTGGGGGGTGGCGGTGGCCAACCTGGTCGCCGGGGTGCCCGCGGACGCGCACCTGGTCTACCCGCTGCTGCGCCCGGTGGGCCTGCTCGGCGGGGCCGGGCTGACCGCGGTGTTCGTGCTGCACGGGCTGACCTTCCTGCGCCTGAAGACCGCCGGGGCGCTGCGCGCGGAGGCCGGCCGGCTCCTCGCCCCGGTGGCGGCGGCGGCGATCCTGCTCGGCGGGGCCTTCGCGCTGGTGGTGCAGCTCGGCCACGGCAAGGACTGGACCTGGGCGGCGGCCGGGGTCGCCGCGGCGGGGCTGCTGGCCGGGGCCGCCGCCGCGGCCCGGGGCCGCGACGGGATCGCCTTCACCGCCACCGCGGCGGCCGTGATCGCGGTCACCGTGCTCGCCTTCGGCGCCATGTTCCCCCTGGTGTGGCCGGGCCTGGACGTGCACGCGGCGGCCTCCAGCGCGTACACCCTGAAGGTGATGACCTGGGCGGCGGCGGTGATGACCCCGCTGGTGATGATCTACCAGGGCTGGACCTACTGGGTGTTCCGCCGCCGGATCACCGCCGAGCGGGTCGGATGA
- a CDS encoding ABC transporter transmembrane domain-containing protein: MRPIDPRLLRISRPTRRWIALAAALSAAGTLATIGAGLLVGAIAAAVIEGPAPGAPVPRTLLAALVAVGAARGLIAWARRRLGRRAAAAAVVDLRARALARLAESDPRTVDRARWRTLLLDGIEGLGPYLTGFLPALAATAIASPAALGVLWWLDPASAAIAAVTLPLIPLFMWLVGTLTQGRTERRLRDVGVLADQMLDLVAGLPTLRAHRRTATPAAEIRRLSGAHRESTMAVLRVAFLSGFVLEFLATLSVALVAVGIGFRLLDGSITLAAGLTVLVIVPEAYQPVREVGARFHDAQDGLTATGEVLALLDGAAGAGVAGAAARDRHPGAAPPARGIRVEFHRLTARGRDGARPRDLCGVAEPGAVTVLAGPNGSGKSTALLALLGIAVDGVTGVARAVAAEGELRGAALWARTSYLPQRPALTPALVGDASGLSLGQRQRAAVAAELARGRELLLLDEPTAHLDQANAARMLTRLRAEADRGATVLIASHDPLVLAAADHVVEVGR, translated from the coding sequence ATGAGGCCGATCGATCCGCGGCTGCTGCGGATCTCCCGGCCCACCCGGCGCTGGATCGCCCTCGCCGCGGCGCTCTCCGCCGCCGGCACCCTGGCCACCATCGGCGCCGGGCTGCTGGTCGGCGCGATCGCCGCGGCCGTGATCGAGGGCCCCGCCCCCGGGGCGCCGGTCCCGCGCACCCTGCTGGCCGCCCTGGTCGCCGTGGGCGCGGCCCGCGGCCTGATCGCCTGGGCGCGGCGCCGGCTGGGCCGCCGGGCCGCCGCGGCCGCGGTGGTCGACCTGCGCGCCCGGGCCCTGGCCCGGCTCGCCGAATCCGATCCGCGCACCGTGGACCGGGCCCGCTGGCGCACCCTGCTGCTCGACGGGATCGAGGGCCTGGGCCCCTACCTCACCGGGTTCCTGCCCGCCCTGGCGGCCACCGCGATCGCCTCCCCGGCGGCGCTGGGGGTGCTGTGGTGGCTGGACCCGGCCTCGGCGGCGATCGCGGCGGTCACGCTGCCGCTGATCCCGCTGTTCATGTGGCTGGTGGGCACCCTGACCCAGGGCCGCACCGAACGCCGGCTGCGCGATGTGGGGGTGCTCGCCGACCAGATGCTGGATCTGGTGGCGGGGCTGCCCACGCTGCGCGCGCACCGGCGCACCGCCACCCCGGCGGCGGAGATCCGGCGGCTGTCCGGGGCGCACCGGGAATCGACCATGGCGGTGCTGCGGGTGGCCTTCCTCTCCGGGTTCGTGCTGGAGTTCCTGGCCACCCTGTCGGTGGCCCTGGTCGCCGTCGGGATCGGCTTCCGGCTGCTGGACGGGTCGATCACCCTCGCCGCGGGGCTCACCGTGCTCGTGATCGTCCCGGAGGCCTACCAGCCGGTGCGCGAGGTCGGCGCCCGCTTCCACGACGCCCAGGACGGGCTGACCGCCACCGGGGAGGTGCTGGCGCTGCTCGACGGGGCCGCCGGCGCCGGCGTCGCCGGCGCCGCCGCACGGGACCGCCACCCCGGTGCGGCGCCGCCGGCGCGGGGCATCCGGGTGGAGTTCCACCGGCTCACCGCCCGCGGCCGGGACGGCGCCCGGCCCCGGGATCTCTGCGGCGTCGCCGAACCGGGGGCGGTGACCGTGCTCGCCGGGCCGAACGGCTCCGGCAAATCCACCGCGCTGCTGGCCCTGCTGGGCATCGCCGTGGACGGGGTCACCGGGGTCGCCCGGGCGGTGGCCGCCGAGGGGGAGCTGCGCGGCGCCGCGCTGTGGGCGCGCACCTCCTACCTGCCGCAGCGCCCGGCGCTGACCCCGGCCCTGGTCGGCGACGCCTCCGGGCTGAGCCTGGGCCAGCGGCAGCGCGCGGCGGTGGCCGCGGAACTGGCCCGGGGCCGGGAGCTGCTGCTGCTCGACGAGCCGACCGCGCACCTGGACCAGGCCAACGCCGCCCGGATGCTCACCCGGCTGCGCGCCGAGGCCGACCGGGGCGCCACGGTGCTCATCGCCTCCCATGATCCCCTGGTGCTCGCCGCCGCCGATCACGTGGTGGAGGTGGGCCGATGA
- the cydC gene encoding thiol reductant ABC exporter subunit CydC — MIRAVLAGTLTLLASIGLTATSAWLITRAWQMPPVLDLAVAVTAVRALGISRAVFRYVDRLAAHDLALRRAERARAGAYAAVAAAPPERVAGLTRGALLTRLGADVDALTEETVRARVPARVALATSAVAVAGVAAASPAAAAVLAAGLAAAGLAAPALAARAERRSGARRARATQDHVAAVDRVLADAAVLRVRGTLPEALAEADRAARRLAAAEEPDAAAAGLAAASATWTVAGVLAVVLAAGPQSPQWVGVLALLPLAAFEAVAGLPAAAVTRERARAARSRLAGLAGADEPAPAAPGAPAEAAQAAEADPEPRLRARGLELIRGSLGTVDLDLPFGSRLRVTAPSGAGKTTLLLTLAGLLPAAAGRVRPGGDRITCITEDAHVFATTIRDNLALGAPEATDAEMAAVLAAVGLGDWLAGLPRGLATVLAGGAGDLSGGQRRRLLLARALLTESPILLLDEPDEHLDDAGAAALERLLAAPELPGARPRRTVVVASHPRFHAGLLPVRQFPA, encoded by the coding sequence ATGATCCGGGCGGTGCTGGCCGGCACACTCACCCTGCTGGCCTCGATCGGGCTCACCGCCACCTCCGCGTGGCTCATCACCCGGGCCTGGCAGATGCCCCCGGTGCTGGATCTGGCGGTGGCGGTGACCGCGGTGCGCGCCCTGGGCATCTCCCGGGCGGTGTTCCGCTACGTCGATCGGCTCGCCGCCCACGATCTGGCGCTGCGCCGGGCCGAGCGGGCCCGGGCCGGGGCGTACGCGGCGGTGGCCGCCGCCCCGCCGGAGCGGGTGGCCGGGCTCACCCGGGGGGCGCTGCTGACCCGGCTGGGCGCGGACGTGGACGCGCTCACCGAGGAGACGGTGCGCGCCCGGGTGCCGGCCCGGGTGGCGCTGGCCACCTCCGCGGTGGCGGTGGCCGGGGTCGCCGCGGCCTCCCCGGCGGCGGCCGCGGTGCTCGCCGCCGGGCTGGCCGCCGCGGGCCTGGCCGCCCCGGCGCTGGCCGCCCGCGCCGAGCGGCGCTCCGGGGCGCGGCGGGCCCGGGCCACCCAGGACCACGTCGCCGCGGTGGACCGGGTGCTCGCCGATGCGGCGGTGCTGCGGGTGCGCGGAACACTGCCGGAGGCCCTGGCGGAGGCGGATCGGGCGGCGCGCCGGCTGGCCGCCGCCGAGGAGCCCGACGCCGCCGCGGCCGGGCTGGCCGCGGCCTCGGCGACGTGGACGGTGGCCGGGGTGCTCGCGGTGGTGCTCGCCGCCGGACCGCAGTCCCCGCAGTGGGTGGGCGTGCTGGCGCTGCTGCCGCTGGCCGCCTTCGAGGCGGTCGCCGGCCTGCCCGCCGCGGCGGTGACCAGGGAGCGCGCCCGCGCCGCCCGGTCGCGGCTGGCCGGCCTCGCCGGGGCGGACGAGCCCGCCCCGGCCGCGCCCGGCGCGCCGGCCGAGGCGGCGCAGGCGGCGGAGGCCGATCCGGAGCCCCGGCTGCGGGCGCGCGGCCTGGAGCTCATCCGCGGCAGCCTCGGCACCGTGGACCTGGACCTGCCCTTCGGCTCCCGGCTGCGGGTGACCGCGCCCTCGGGGGCGGGCAAGACCACCCTGCTGCTCACCCTGGCCGGGCTGCTGCCCGCCGCGGCCGGCCGGGTGCGCCCCGGCGGGGACCGGATCACCTGCATCACCGAGGACGCGCACGTCTTCGCCACCACCATCCGGGACAACCTGGCGCTCGGCGCGCCGGAGGCCACGGACGCGGAGATGGCCGCGGTGCTCGCCGCGGTGGGCCTCGGCGACTGGCTGGCCGGGCTGCCCCGGGGGCTGGCCACGGTGCTCGCCGGCGGCGCCGGGGATCTCTCCGGGGGCCAGCGCCGTCGGCTGCTGCTGGCCCGGGCGCTGCTCACCGAATCGCCGATCCTGCTGCTCGACGAACCCGACGAGCACCTCGACGACGCCGGCGCGGCGGCCCTGGAGCGGCTGCTGGCCGCCCCGGAGCTGCCCGGGGCGCGGCCGCGGCGCACCGTGGTCGTCGCCTCCCATCCCCGATTTCACGCCGGGCTGCTGCCGGTGCGACAATTCCCGGCGTGA
- the dusB gene encoding tRNA dihydrouridine synthase DusB, whose product MAGVTDAAFRTLCRERERALTGTVSGLYVCEMITARALVERNEKTLRMTAFAPDESPRSMQLYTTDPEWTFRAARMIAEEGIADHLDMNFGCPVPKVTRRGGGAALPYKRRLFADIVDAAVRGVADSGIPVTVKFRVGIDEGHKTHLDAGRIAADQGAAAVALHARTAAQRYSGTADWSEIARLVEHMSGTGVPVLGNGDIFAAGDARAMMSATGCDGVVVGRGCLGRPWLFAQLSADLRGAPVPPAPTLAEVAGIISRHARLMAHFDDEARACRDIRKHIGWYLRGYPAGGRLRAELTRVRGLDELDELLAPLAEGEHAGARPVDADGPRGRQGSPAKVALPEGWLDDPEDPSVPAGADLMHSGG is encoded by the coding sequence ATGGCCGGGGTCACCGACGCGGCCTTCCGCACCCTGTGCCGGGAGCGGGAGCGGGCGCTGACCGGCACCGTCAGCGGCCTCTACGTCTGCGAGATGATCACCGCCCGGGCCCTGGTCGAGCGCAATGAGAAGACCCTGCGGATGACCGCCTTCGCCCCGGACGAGTCGCCCCGGTCGATGCAGCTCTACACCACCGACCCGGAGTGGACCTTCCGGGCGGCGCGGATGATCGCCGAGGAGGGCATCGCCGATCACCTGGACATGAACTTCGGCTGCCCGGTGCCGAAGGTCACCCGGCGCGGCGGCGGGGCGGCGCTGCCCTACAAGCGGCGGCTCTTCGCCGACATCGTCGACGCCGCGGTGCGCGGGGTCGCCGACTCCGGGATCCCGGTGACCGTGAAGTTCCGGGTGGGCATCGACGAGGGGCACAAGACGCACCTGGACGCCGGCCGGATCGCCGCGGACCAGGGGGCGGCGGCGGTGGCGCTGCATGCGCGCACCGCGGCGCAGCGCTACTCCGGCACCGCGGACTGGTCCGAGATCGCCCGCCTGGTGGAGCACATGTCCGGCACCGGGGTGCCGGTGCTGGGCAACGGGGACATCTTCGCCGCCGGCGACGCCCGGGCGATGATGTCCGCCACCGGCTGCGACGGGGTGGTGGTGGGCCGCGGCTGCCTGGGCCGGCCCTGGCTGTTCGCGCAGCTCTCCGCGGATCTGCGCGGGGCCCCGGTGCCGCCGGCGCCGACCCTGGCGGAGGTCGCCGGGATCATCTCCCGGCACGCCCGGCTGATGGCGCACTTCGACGACGAGGCCCGGGCCTGCCGGGACATCCGCAAGCACATCGGCTGGTACCTGCGCGGCTACCCCGCCGGGGGCCGGCTGCGCGCCGAGCTGACCCGGGTGCGCGGGCTCGACGAGCTCGACGAGCTGCTGGCGCCGCTGGCCGAGGGCGAGCACGCCGGGGCGCGGCCGGTGGACGCCGACGGCCCGCGGGGCCGGCAGGGCTCCCCGGCCAAGGTGGCGCTGCCGGAGGGCTGGCTCGACGATCCGGAGGATCCGAGCGTGCCGGCGGGGGCGGATCTCATGCACTCCGGGGGCTGA
- the phoU gene encoding phosphate signaling complex protein PhoU: MRTVYREQMDTFAHDLILMCDHIHAMHRNAARALLEADLELAESVLSEVDRLDELRVRCEDRAFELLALEAPVARDLRQIVSGISIVEDLSRMGALSVHIATTARRRHPERTLPADVEGFFREMASVCGRITESMREILITYDVELALSMAQDDDGVDDIHHHLFTLTTNEDRWPHGSRATVDVTLLSRYFERYADHAVEIAARVVYMATGYKPAEYLDRRESEADDRQIRERLAKLERHFDN; encoded by the coding sequence ATGCGCACCGTGTACCGAGAGCAGATGGACACCTTCGCCCATGATCTCATCCTCATGTGCGATCACATCCACGCCATGCACCGCAACGCGGCCCGGGCGCTGCTCGAGGCGGACCTGGAGCTGGCCGAATCGGTGCTCTCCGAGGTGGATCGGCTCGACGAGCTGCGGGTGCGCTGCGAGGACCGGGCCTTCGAGCTGCTCGCCCTGGAGGCCCCGGTGGCCCGGGACCTGCGCCAGATCGTCTCCGGGATCTCGATCGTGGAGGATCTCTCCCGGATGGGGGCGCTGAGCGTGCACATCGCCACCACCGCCCGGCGCCGGCACCCGGAGCGCACCCTGCCGGCGGACGTGGAGGGCTTCTTCCGGGAGATGGCCTCGGTGTGCGGGCGGATCACCGAGTCGATGCGGGAGATCCTGATCACCTACGACGTGGAGCTGGCGCTGTCCATGGCCCAGGACGATGACGGGGTCGACGACATCCACCACCACCTGTTCACGCTCACCACGAACGAGGATCGGTGGCCGCACGGCTCCCGGGCCACCGTGGACGTGACCCTGCTGTCCCGCTACTTCGAGCGCTACGCCGATCACGCCGTGGAGATCGCCGCCCGGGTGGTGTACATGGCCACCGGGTACAAGCCGGCGGAGTACCTGGACCGGCGCGAATCCGAGGCCGACGACCGCCAGATCCGGGAGCGGCTGGCGAAGCTGGAGCGGCATTTCGACAACTAG
- the pstB gene encoding phosphate ABC transporter ATP-binding protein PstB, with protein MAKRLDLHDVDIYYGDFHAVQNVNLHVPPRSVTAFIGPSGCGKSTVLRSMNRMHEVIPGARVTGRVLLDGEDIYDRKVDPVAVRNTIGMVFQKANPFPTMSIEDNVVAGLRLSGVRDKARLREVAERSLRSANLWEEVKDRLDKPGGGLSGGQQQRLCIARAIAVEPEVLLMDEPCSALDPISTLAVEDLIHQLKEEFTIVIVTHNMQQAARVSDQTAFFSLEATGKPGELVEVGDTRKIFENPDKKETEDYISGRFG; from the coding sequence ATGGCCAAGCGCCTCGACCTCCACGACGTCGACATCTACTACGGCGACTTCCACGCCGTGCAGAACGTCAACCTGCATGTGCCGCCGCGCTCCGTGACCGCCTTCATCGGCCCCTCCGGCTGCGGCAAATCCACCGTCCTGCGCTCCATGAACCGGATGCACGAGGTCATCCCGGGCGCCCGGGTCACCGGCCGGGTGCTCCTCGACGGGGAGGACATCTACGACCGCAAGGTCGACCCCGTCGCGGTGCGCAACACCATCGGCATGGTCTTCCAGAAGGCCAACCCCTTCCCGACCATGTCCATCGAGGACAACGTGGTCGCCGGGCTGCGCCTGTCCGGGGTGCGCGACAAGGCCCGGCTGCGCGAGGTCGCGGAGCGCTCGCTGCGCTCGGCGAACCTGTGGGAGGAGGTCAAGGACCGCCTGGACAAGCCCGGCGGCGGGCTCTCCGGCGGCCAGCAGCAGCGGCTGTGCATCGCCCGCGCGATCGCGGTGGAGCCGGAGGTGCTGCTCATGGACGAGCCCTGCTCCGCGCTGGACCCGATCTCCACCCTGGCCGTGGAGGATCTGATCCACCAGCTCAAGGAGGAGTTCACCATCGTCATCGTCACCCACAACATGCAGCAGGCGGCCCGGGTGTCCGACCAGACCGCCTTCTTCTCCCTGGAGGCCACCGGCAAGCCCGGGGAGCTGGTGGAGGTCGGCGACACCCGCAAGATCTTCGAGAACCCGGACAAGAAGGAGACCGAGGACTACATCTCCGGCCGCTTCGGCTGA
- the pstA gene encoding phosphate ABC transporter permease PstA — protein MNRDDTALDAAAPVPTAETTFTPISAARLSRDRLATAVIHLSMAAALIPLAWVLLEVVRRGLPMVLDPAWWSTSQLGVTAGAAAGGAAHAIVGTLVQAVVTSALTIPVGVFVAIYLVEYAGGSRLGRVTTFTVDILSGVPSIVASLFIYSMWVVMFGMSRSGFAVSLALVLLMLPLVVRNTEEMLRVVPADLREASYALGVPKWKTIARIVLPTALSGIVTGVMLAVARVMGESAPMLILVATSRIITWDPFGQSQSSLPLFMLDMYKSGSTGSAFDKMWGAALTLVLIIAAINVIARLISAKFSVKN, from the coding sequence ATGAACCGAGACGACACCGCACTCGACGCCGCCGCGCCGGTGCCCACCGCGGAGACCACCTTCACCCCGATCTCCGCCGCCCGGCTGTCCCGGGACCGGCTGGCCACCGCGGTCATCCACCTGTCCATGGCCGCCGCGCTCATCCCCCTGGCCTGGGTGCTGCTGGAGGTGGTCCGCCGCGGGCTGCCGATGGTGCTCGACCCCGCCTGGTGGTCCACCTCCCAGCTGGGGGTCACCGCCGGCGCCGCCGCCGGCGGGGCCGCGCACGCCATCGTCGGCACCCTGGTGCAGGCGGTGGTCACCTCCGCGCTGACCATCCCGGTCGGGGTGTTCGTGGCCATCTACCTCGTCGAGTACGCCGGCGGCTCCCGGCTGGGCCGGGTGACCACCTTCACCGTGGACATCCTCTCCGGGGTGCCCTCCATCGTGGCCAGCCTGTTCATCTACTCCATGTGGGTGGTCATGTTCGGGATGAGCCGCTCCGGGTTCGCGGTCTCCCTGGCCCTGGTGCTGCTCATGCTGCCGCTGGTGGTGCGCAACACCGAGGAGATGCTGCGGGTGGTGCCCGCCGACCTGCGGGAGGCCTCCTACGCCCTGGGCGTGCCGAAGTGGAAGACCATCGCCCGGATCGTGCTGCCCACCGCGCTGTCCGGGATCGTCACCGGGGTGATGCTCGCGGTGGCCCGGGTGATGGGCGAATCCGCGCCGATGCTCATCCTGGTGGCCACCTCCCGGATCATCACCTGGGACCCCTTCGGCCAGTCCCAGTCCTCGCTGCCGCTGTTCATGCTGGACATGTACAAGTCCGGCTCCACCGGTTCGGCCTTCGACAAGATGTGGGGCGCGGCGCTGACCCTGGTCCTCATCATCGCGGCCATCAACGTCATCGCGCGGCTCATCTCCGCGAAGTTCTCCGTCAAAAACTAG
- the pstC gene encoding phosphate ABC transporter permease subunit PstC, with protein MITPAPATGTRSPAREEPPAAPPAAPAPDAAASVVRPGDRIFRLLAVGSSSLTTAMIVAIAVFLLLRAAPALGNNAANFLTYSADWDLSDTSAMAFGIPNLFLATVTVSLVALALAMPVALGIAIYLTSYAPKRLVRPLSFLVDLLAAVPSIVYGLWGFMALGPALSALYEFLGTRAGGLFLFTHYANSPAYATGRNLFTGGVVLAIMILPVIAATTREVFTQTPRGHIEAALALGATRWETTRLAVLPFGKSGYISGSMLGLGRALGETMALYMVIAPTSSFRASLLDGGTTFATAIANAAPEFNDDLKAGAYMSAGLVLFLLTFLVNTAARAVAKNKG; from the coding sequence ATGATCACCCCCGCGCCCGCGACCGGCACCCGGTCCCCGGCCCGCGAGGAGCCCCCCGCCGCGCCGCCGGCCGCCCCGGCCCCGGACGCCGCCGCGTCCGTGGTGCGCCCCGGCGACCGGATCTTCCGGCTGCTCGCGGTGGGCTCCTCCTCCCTGACCACGGCCATGATCGTGGCCATCGCGGTGTTCCTGCTGCTGCGCGCCGCCCCCGCCCTGGGCAACAACGCCGCGAACTTCCTCACCTACTCCGCGGACTGGGACCTCTCCGACACCTCCGCGATGGCCTTCGGCATCCCGAACCTGTTCCTGGCCACGGTGACGGTGAGCCTGGTGGCGCTGGCCCTGGCCATGCCGGTGGCCCTGGGCATCGCCATCTACCTCACCAGCTACGCCCCGAAGCGGCTGGTGCGCCCGCTGTCCTTCCTGGTGGACCTGCTCGCCGCGGTGCCCTCCATCGTCTACGGCCTGTGGGGCTTCATGGCCCTGGGCCCGGCGCTGTCCGCCCTCTACGAGTTCCTCGGCACCCGCGCCGGCGGCCTCTTCCTGTTCACCCACTACGCCAACTCCCCGGCCTACGCCACCGGGCGCAACCTCTTCACCGGCGGGGTGGTGCTGGCCATCATGATCCTGCCGGTGATCGCGGCGACCACCCGCGAGGTGTTCACGCAGACCCCGCGCGGGCATATCGAGGCCGCCCTGGCGCTGGGCGCCACCCGCTGGGAGACCACCCGGCTGGCGGTGCTGCCCTTCGGCAAATCCGGGTACATCTCCGGATCCATGCTCGGCCTGGGCCGCGCCCTCGGCGAGACCATGGCGCTGTACATGGTGATCGCGCCGACCTCCTCCTTCCGCGCCTCCCTGCTCGACGGCGGCACCACCTTCGCCACCGCGATCGCCAATGCGGCGCCGGAGTTCAACGACGATCTCAAGGCCGGCGCCTACATGTCCGCCGGCCTGGTGCTGTTCCTGCTCACCTTCCTGGTCAACACCGCCGCCCGCGCGGTGGCGAAGAACAAGGGCTGA